In the Streptomyces sp. cg36 genome, one interval contains:
- a CDS encoding winged helix DNA-binding domain-containing protein, with amino-acid sequence MAPHPTSSPTPTLLHPRDLNRATLARQLLLRRASGFAPGEAVAWLVGLQGQNVKPPYFALWSRLEGFRPQALSALIEARELVRIVTMRSTLHLHTADDALTLRPLVQAARDRELKQFRAQLAGVDLDRLGTAVRAMVEERPYTMGELREALSREWPGATPAALAVAARCRLPLVQVTPRGLWGRSGQVALTTVEQWLGRAPGPVPAPDATVLRYLGAFGPASVKDMQTWAGLTRLGEVFERLRPELVTFRDENGAELFDLPDAPRPAPDTPAPPRFLPEFDNLLLSHADRGRVVPPAHRGRAWKGNQAFRTLLVDGFLAGVWRIDEGEGGKAGKDRKGGKAGGGTTSGAGGAAVLTVEPFGPLTPGVRDQIVAEGERLLVEMAGATSYDIRFGNVTS; translated from the coding sequence ATGGCCCCGCACCCCACTTCCAGCCCCACCCCCACCCTCCTCCACCCCCGTGACCTCAACCGCGCCACCCTTGCCCGACAGCTCCTGCTGCGGCGGGCATCCGGGTTTGCGCCGGGGGAGGCCGTCGCGTGGCTGGTGGGGTTGCAGGGGCAGAACGTGAAGCCGCCCTACTTCGCGCTCTGGTCCCGGCTCGAAGGGTTCCGGCCGCAGGCGCTCTCCGCGCTCATCGAGGCGCGCGAGCTCGTACGGATCGTGACCATGCGCTCCACCCTCCACCTTCACACCGCCGACGACGCGCTGACCCTGCGGCCCCTGGTGCAGGCCGCCCGGGACCGGGAGCTCAAGCAGTTCCGGGCGCAGCTGGCGGGGGTGGACCTGGACCGGCTCGGTACGGCCGTACGGGCGATGGTCGAGGAGCGGCCGTACACCATGGGGGAGCTCCGCGAGGCGCTGAGCCGTGAGTGGCCCGGGGCCACCCCCGCCGCGCTGGCCGTCGCCGCCCGCTGCCGCCTGCCGCTGGTGCAGGTGACCCCGCGCGGGCTGTGGGGGCGGTCCGGGCAGGTCGCGCTCACCACCGTCGAGCAGTGGCTGGGGCGGGCGCCGGGGCCGGTTCCCGCGCCCGACGCCACCGTGCTGCGCTATCTCGGCGCGTTCGGGCCCGCCTCGGTCAAGGACATGCAGACCTGGGCGGGACTGACCCGACTGGGTGAGGTCTTCGAGCGGCTGCGGCCGGAGCTCGTCACCTTCCGTGACGAGAACGGGGCCGAACTCTTCGACCTGCCCGACGCCCCGCGCCCCGCCCCCGACACCCCGGCCCCGCCGCGCTTCCTGCCCGAGTTCGACAACCTGCTCCTGTCGCACGCCGACCGCGGCCGGGTGGTCCCGCCCGCCCACCGGGGCCGCGCCTGGAAGGGCAACCAGGCGTTCCGCACCCTCCTCGTGGACGGCTTCCTCGCCGGGGTCTGGCGGATCGACGAGGGGGAGGGAGGGAAGGCGGGGAAGGATCGGAAGGGTGGCAAAGCGGGCGGGGGCACGACGTCGGGCGCCGGCGGGGCCGCCGTCCTCACCGTCGAGCCCTTCGGTCCCCTCACCCCCGGCGTACGCGACCAGATCGTCGCCGAGGGCGAGCGGCTGCTCGTCGAGATGGCCGGTGCCACCTCGTACGACATCCGGTTCGGGAACGTGACGAGTTGA
- a CDS encoding SAV_915 family protein has protein sequence MDILTVDDADPDERRPAGPLYVPVRLGSAGGQQLRFVRTPLGVRSAVGFTSAARLHAVLGAGQCWIRLAEPALRALAAPLGVTTLTLDPQLMAPAPSGARRTPAAHPCARRSAPPEPLPAAPEPEPVPALAPVHRAARLTAVPALVDHRGGFPV, from the coding sequence ATGGACATTCTCACCGTCGACGACGCGGACCCCGACGAACGCCGCCCGGCAGGGCCCCTGTACGTGCCGGTTCGGCTCGGCTCTGCCGGAGGACAGCAGCTGCGCTTCGTGCGCACCCCGCTGGGCGTACGGTCCGCCGTCGGCTTCACCAGCGCCGCCCGGCTGCACGCGGTGCTCGGGGCCGGCCAGTGCTGGATCAGGCTCGCCGAGCCCGCCCTGCGCGCCCTCGCCGCACCGCTCGGCGTGACCACGCTGACGCTCGACCCCCAGCTGATGGCCCCGGCCCCGTCGGGGGCCCGCCGGACACCGGCCGCGCACCCGTGCGCCCGCCGGTCGGCGCCGCCGGAGCCGCTGCCCGCCGCGCCCGAGCCGGAGCCGGTGCCCGCGCTCGCCCCCGTGCACCGGGCCGCCAGGCTCACGGCCGTCCCCGCGCTCGTCGACCACCGCGGAGGTTTCCCCGTATGA
- the dmpI gene encoding 4-oxalocrotonate tautomerase DmpI, protein MPIVTIQQGPRDVALKRELVKRVTDAFVDAYRIPAETVQVWIHEVPTDSWGAAGKLTADK, encoded by the coding sequence ATGCCGATCGTCACCATCCAGCAGGGTCCGCGCGATGTCGCGCTCAAGCGGGAGCTCGTGAAGCGGGTCACCGACGCGTTCGTGGACGCGTACCGGATCCCGGCCGAGACCGTACAGGTCTGGATCCACGAGGTGCCCACCGACAGCTGGGGCGCCGCCGGGAAGCTCACCGCGGACAAGTGA
- a CDS encoding magnesium and cobalt transport protein CorA — protein MSERGARPDRPAQPARKHAWRRQPGAPPDPPAPTPRATNAPTAPGPVPHDHRSVVESALYRDGRRVSSPDTLAETFRRLRETPDGMAWIGLHRPTEDELHSLAEEFDLHPLAVEDALEAHQRPKLERYGETLFVVLRAARYLDAPEEVDFGELHVFVGRDFLITVRHGAAPDLSAVRRRMEESPELLALGPEAVLYAILDAVVDGYVPVVSGVQNDIDEIETEVFRGDPEVSRRIYELSREMVEFQRATRPLVGMLHALMAGFAKYGTDEELQRYLRDVADHVTHTSERVDGFRQALTEILTVNATLVTQQQNAEMRALAEAGFEQNEEIKKISSWAAILFAPTLVGTIYGMNFENMPELQWAAGYPFAILLMAGVCVSLYFIFKRRDWL, from the coding sequence ATGTCCGAACGCGGGGCGCGTCCCGACCGCCCGGCACAGCCGGCGAGGAAGCACGCCTGGCGACGCCAGCCCGGGGCGCCGCCGGACCCCCCGGCGCCCACGCCCCGGGCGACGAACGCGCCGACGGCGCCCGGGCCCGTACCCCACGACCACCGCAGCGTCGTGGAGAGCGCGCTGTACCGCGACGGCCGCCGCGTCTCCTCCCCCGACACGCTCGCGGAGACGTTCCGCAGGCTGCGCGAGACGCCCGACGGCATGGCGTGGATCGGCCTGCACCGGCCGACCGAGGACGAACTGCACTCCCTGGCCGAGGAGTTCGACCTCCACCCGCTCGCGGTGGAGGACGCGCTGGAGGCCCACCAGCGCCCCAAGCTGGAACGGTACGGGGAGACCCTCTTCGTGGTCCTGCGCGCGGCCCGCTACCTCGACGCGCCGGAGGAGGTCGACTTCGGCGAACTCCACGTATTCGTCGGCCGCGACTTCCTCATCACCGTCCGCCACGGCGCCGCCCCCGACCTGTCGGCCGTGCGCCGCCGCATGGAGGAGTCCCCGGAGCTCCTGGCACTGGGCCCGGAGGCGGTGCTGTACGCGATCCTGGACGCGGTGGTCGACGGCTACGTCCCGGTCGTCTCCGGCGTCCAGAACGACATCGACGAGATCGAGACCGAGGTGTTCCGGGGCGACCCCGAGGTCTCGCGCCGCATCTACGAACTCTCCCGCGAGATGGTCGAGTTCCAACGCGCGACCCGCCCCCTGGTGGGCATGCTCCACGCCCTGATGGCGGGCTTCGCGAAGTACGGCACGGACGAGGAACTCCAGCGCTACCTCCGCGACGTGGCCGACCACGTCACCCACACCAGCGAACGCGTGGACGGCTTCCGCCAGGCCCTGACGGAAATCCTCACGGTCAACGCGACCCTGGTCACCCAGCAACAGAACGCGGAGATGCGAGCACTGGCGGAGGCGGGCTTCGAACAGAACGAGGAGATCAAGAAGATCTCGTCTTGGGCGGCCATTTTGTTTGCTCCCACGTTGGTGGGAACGATCTATGGGATGAACTTCGAGAACATGCCGGAGTTGCAGTGGGCGGCTGGGTATCCGTTCGCAATTCTGCTGATGGCGGGGGTTTGTGTGAGCTTGTACTTCATTTTCAAGCGGCGGGACTGGCTATAG
- a CDS encoding AMP-binding protein yields the protein MEAHGATREFRSARDFLLEHREDYATASRGFSWPRPERFNWALDWFDVIAEGNDAAALHIVEEDGAEVRISYAEMSAYSDRVANWLRDQGVRAGDRVVVMLGNQRELWMTALAAMKLRAVVIPATPLLGPLDLRDRIERGRARHVIVRAEDTGKFAEVPGEYTRIAVGAPVPGWLDFAQALEARAGFEPDGETLADDPLMLYFTSGTTARPKLVEHTHVSYPVGHLATMYWIGLKPGDVHLNISSPGWAKHAWSNLFAPWNAEATVFLYNYTRFDAARLMAAMDAAGVTSFCAPPTVWRMLIQADLSALKTPPREVVAAGEPLNPEVIETVRRQWGRVIRDGFGQTETAVQVANTPGQLLKTGSMGRPSPGYRVELLDPVTGEPGASEGEIALDLSARPVGLMTGYHGDPERTAEAMAGGYYRTGDIGSRDEDGYITYVGRADDVFKASDYKISPFELESALLEHEAVAEAAVVPAPDPLRLAVPKAYIVLAAGWEPGPDTAKVLFEHSRAVLAPYKRIRRIEFGELPKTVSGKIRRIELREATAAGSAAEYDEGDLR from the coding sequence ATGGAAGCACACGGCGCCACGCGGGAGTTCCGCTCCGCACGGGATTTCCTGCTGGAGCACCGGGAGGACTACGCGACGGCCTCCCGCGGCTTCAGCTGGCCGCGCCCCGAGCGGTTCAACTGGGCGCTCGACTGGTTCGACGTCATCGCCGAGGGCAATGACGCCGCCGCGCTGCACATCGTCGAGGAGGACGGCGCCGAGGTCCGGATCTCCTACGCCGAGATGTCCGCGTACTCCGACCGCGTCGCCAACTGGCTGCGGGACCAGGGGGTACGCGCCGGGGACCGGGTCGTCGTCATGCTCGGCAACCAGCGCGAGCTGTGGATGACCGCGCTCGCGGCGATGAAGCTGCGGGCGGTCGTCATCCCGGCGACCCCGCTGCTCGGGCCCCTCGACCTGCGCGACCGGATCGAGCGCGGCCGGGCCCGGCACGTGATCGTACGGGCCGAGGACACCGGCAAGTTCGCCGAGGTGCCCGGGGAGTACACGCGGATCGCCGTCGGCGCGCCCGTCCCCGGGTGGCTGGACTTCGCGCAGGCGCTGGAGGCGCGGGCCGGGTTCGAGCCGGACGGGGAGACCCTGGCCGACGATCCGCTGATGCTCTACTTCACCTCGGGCACGACGGCCCGGCCCAAACTGGTGGAGCACACCCATGTGTCGTACCCGGTCGGGCACTTGGCGACCATGTACTGGATCGGGCTGAAGCCCGGCGACGTACACCTGAACATCTCCTCGCCCGGCTGGGCCAAGCACGCCTGGTCGAACCTGTTCGCGCCGTGGAACGCCGAGGCCACCGTCTTCCTCTACAACTACACGCGCTTCGACGCGGCCCGGCTGATGGCGGCGATGGACGCGGCGGGCGTGACCAGCTTCTGCGCGCCGCCCACGGTGTGGCGGATGCTGATCCAGGCGGACCTGAGCGCCCTCAAGACCCCGCCCCGCGAGGTGGTGGCGGCCGGCGAACCGCTCAACCCGGAGGTCATCGAGACGGTCCGGCGCCAGTGGGGCCGGGTGATCCGGGACGGCTTCGGGCAGACCGAGACGGCCGTCCAAGTCGCCAACACGCCAGGCCAGTTGCTCAAGACGGGGTCGATGGGCCGCCCGAGCCCCGGCTACCGCGTGGAGCTCCTGGACCCGGTGACCGGCGAGCCCGGCGCGAGCGAGGGCGAGATCGCCCTGGACCTCTCGGCCCGCCCGGTCGGCCTGATGACCGGCTACCACGGCGACCCGGAGCGCACCGCCGAGGCGATGGCCGGCGGCTACTACCGCACCGGCGACATCGGCTCCCGCGACGAGGACGGCTACATCACCTACGTCGGCCGCGCCGACGACGTCTTCAAGGCGTCCGACTACAAGATCTCCCCGTTCGAGCTGGAGAGCGCGCTGCTGGAGCACGAGGCGGTGGCCGAGGCGGCCGTCGTCCCGGCGCCGGATCCGCTGCGGCTGGCCGTGCCGAAGGCGTACATCGTGCTCGCGGCGGGCTGGGAGCCAGGCCCGGACACCGCCAAGGTGCTGTTCGAGCACTCGCGCGCGGTCCTCGCCCCGTACAAGCGGATCCGCCGGATCGAGTTCGGCGAGCTGCCCAAGACGGTCTCCGGGAAGATCCGCCGCATCGAGCTGCGCGAGGCGACGGCGGCGGGCTCCGCGGCCGAGTACGACGAGGGGGACCTGCGGTGA
- a CDS encoding LysR substrate-binding domain-containing protein — MELRQLSYFVTVAEELHFGRAAERLHIVQSAVSQQVRRLEREVGADLFDRSSRHVRLTGAGERLLPEGRAVLAAADRARLAVRGPSALRLGTSTGLGAHLDRVLARFAELAPDTPVELVSAAAEGRLEQVADGRLDAAFVRSLAPVAGLRIEPLWEEPLVAAVPAAHPLAGAADIAVGDLRDLGLCITARRNHPALVDLVVGACHSVGFEPLPGPVSGSLQDTLATIGAGSRPLWTVVYASHARVLHSPRIAFRPFRAPGLALSTGLAVRGGAPSTGLELLLRACGAS; from the coding sequence ATGGAACTGCGCCAGCTCAGCTACTTCGTGACCGTCGCCGAGGAACTGCACTTCGGGCGGGCCGCCGAGCGGCTGCACATCGTCCAGTCGGCGGTCAGCCAGCAGGTGCGGCGGCTGGAGCGCGAGGTGGGCGCGGATCTGTTCGACCGGTCATCGCGGCACGTCCGGCTGACCGGCGCCGGGGAGCGGCTGCTGCCCGAGGGGCGGGCGGTGCTGGCGGCGGCCGACCGGGCCCGGCTGGCCGTGCGCGGCCCCTCGGCGCTGCGGCTCGGCACCAGTACGGGTCTGGGCGCCCACCTCGACCGGGTGCTGGCGCGGTTCGCCGAGCTCGCCCCGGACACCCCGGTCGAGCTGGTGTCGGCGGCTGCCGAGGGCCGCCTCGAACAGGTCGCCGACGGCCGTCTGGACGCGGCCTTCGTCCGCTCGCTCGCCCCGGTGGCGGGGCTGCGGATCGAGCCGCTGTGGGAGGAGCCGTTGGTCGCGGCCGTCCCGGCGGCGCACCCGCTGGCCGGGGCGGCGGACATCGCCGTCGGCGACCTGCGTGACCTGGGGCTGTGCATCACGGCCCGGCGCAACCACCCGGCCCTGGTGGACCTGGTCGTCGGCGCCTGTCACAGCGTCGGTTTCGAGCCATTGCCGGGCCCGGTGAGCGGCTCCCTCCAGGACACGCTGGCGACCATCGGCGCGGGCTCCCGGCCGCTGTGGACGGTGGTGTACGCGTCCCACGCGCGCGTGCTGCACAGCCCCCGGATCGCCTTCCGCCCGTTCCGCGCGCCGGGTCTCGCGCTGTCGACCGGTCTCGCGGTGCGCGGCGGGGCGCCGTCGACGGGGCTGGAGCTCCTGCTGCGGGCGTGCGGCGCCTCCTGA
- the lysA gene encoding diaminopimelate decarboxylase: MTTEPDLLVRSLDSPAVWPASAVSAPGGDVSVAGVSLAELAERHGTPVYVLDETEVRARARAWRRALPDADVVYAAKAFLCRAVVDWVAEEGLGLDVCSAGELELAATRGFPPERIVLHGNAKSPRDLRTGLRLGVGRIVIDSDCEIARIAAQVPPTAPPQKVLVRVLPGIEAGAHPKVRTGTEGQKFGLSLAGGDAEDAVLRVLGQPRLSLAGLHCHLGSQIASTEPYARAVRTMVAFLARLRDRHGVTLPELDLGGGFAAAYLPGDTAPQPDAYGRRITAELARACAEFGYPAPRLTVEPGRAVAAPAGVALYRVLAVKRTGERVFVAVDGGMSDNPRPALYGARYTVRMVGRATAAPMRTATVVGRHCEAGDVLAQDVELPQDVRPGDILAVPASGAYQVSMASGYNMTGRPPVVAVADGRSRLLLRRETFEDQRGRDVGL; encoded by the coding sequence ATGACCACCGAACCCGACCTCCTCGTACGGTCGTTGGACTCCCCCGCCGTGTGGCCGGCCTCCGCCGTGAGCGCGCCCGGCGGCGATGTGTCGGTCGCCGGGGTCTCCCTCGCCGAGCTGGCCGAACGGCACGGCACACCCGTCTACGTGCTCGACGAGACGGAGGTACGGGCCCGGGCCCGGGCCTGGCGGCGGGCACTGCCGGACGCGGACGTCGTCTACGCGGCCAAGGCGTTCCTGTGCCGCGCGGTCGTCGACTGGGTGGCCGAGGAGGGCCTGGGCCTCGACGTGTGCTCGGCGGGCGAACTGGAGCTCGCCGCGACCCGCGGCTTCCCGCCCGAGCGGATCGTGCTGCACGGCAACGCCAAGTCGCCCCGCGACCTGCGCACCGGCCTGCGGCTCGGCGTCGGCCGGATCGTCATCGACTCGGACTGCGAGATAGCCCGGATCGCCGCCCAGGTGCCGCCCACGGCGCCGCCGCAGAAGGTCCTCGTCCGGGTGCTGCCCGGCATCGAGGCGGGCGCGCACCCGAAGGTCCGGACGGGGACCGAGGGCCAGAAGTTCGGCCTCTCGCTGGCGGGCGGCGACGCGGAGGACGCGGTGCTGCGCGTGCTGGGCCAGCCGCGCCTGAGCCTGGCCGGCCTCCACTGCCACCTGGGCTCCCAGATCGCCTCCACCGAGCCGTACGCGCGGGCCGTGCGCACGATGGTGGCGTTCCTCGCCCGGCTCCGCGACCGCCACGGCGTGACCCTGCCCGAGCTCGACCTCGGCGGTGGCTTCGCGGCGGCCTACCTGCCGGGCGACACCGCGCCGCAACCGGACGCCTACGGCCGCCGCATCACGGCCGAACTGGCCCGCGCCTGCGCCGAGTTCGGCTACCCGGCGCCGCGCCTCACCGTCGAGCCGGGCCGCGCGGTGGCGGCTCCCGCCGGGGTCGCACTGTACCGGGTGCTGGCGGTCAAGCGGACCGGCGAGCGGGTGTTCGTCGCGGTCGACGGCGGCATGAGCGACAACCCCCGGCCCGCGCTGTACGGGGCCCGCTACACGGTCCGCATGGTCGGGCGCGCGACGGCGGCCCCGATGCGCACGGCGACGGTGGTCGGACGCCACTGCGAGGCGGGCGACGTGCTGGCGCAGGACGTCGAACTCCCCCAGGACGTACGCCCCGGGGACATCCTCGCCGTACCGGCGTCCGGCGCGTACCAGGTCTCGATGGCGTCCGGCTACAACATGACGGGCCGCCCGCCGGTGGTGGCGGTGGCGGACGGCCGGTCACGGCTGCTGCTGCGACGCGAGACGTTCGAGGATCAGAGGGGGCGGGACGTGGGGTTGTAG